From a region of the Paenibacillus sp. FSL R10-2734 genome:
- a CDS encoding N-acetylmannosamine-6-phosphate 2-epimerase, with translation MKGLIVSCQALEHEPLHGGDTMAKMARAAVQSGAIGIRTNGVPDIVAIKEEVNVPVIGLIKRDIPGSAIFITPTLEEVKAIVAAKADIIALDVTNREGRLESVKPLIAYAHQMGVLVMADISTLEEGLAAEELGVDFIGTTLSGYTPYSTQQEGPDIVLIQQLCEFVKIPVVAEGRIWIPEDAARAKNAGASYVVVGSAITRPQLITSRYVKAVSDCKD, from the coding sequence ATGAAAGGTCTGATCGTATCATGTCAGGCACTTGAGCATGAGCCGCTTCATGGTGGGGATACAATGGCAAAAATGGCAAGAGCAGCGGTTCAATCAGGAGCTATTGGAATTCGGACAAATGGGGTTCCAGATATTGTAGCGATCAAAGAAGAGGTAAATGTACCGGTTATTGGACTTATTAAACGGGATATTCCCGGATCAGCCATATTTATTACCCCCACACTAGAAGAAGTGAAAGCGATAGTCGCCGCAAAAGCGGATATTATTGCTTTAGATGTTACGAATCGGGAAGGTCGCTTAGAGTCGGTTAAGCCTTTAATCGCATATGCCCATCAAATGGGTGTGCTCGTAATGGCGGATATATCGACTTTGGAGGAAGGACTGGCAGCGGAGGAATTAGGTGTGGATTTCATTGGTACAACACTTTCGGGCTATACACCTTACAGTACGCAACAAGAAGGACCAGACATTGTCTTGATTCAGCAATTATGTGAGTTCGTGAAGATTCCCGTCGTTGCGGAAGGGCGTATTTGGATACCTGAAGATGCAGCGAGAGCTAAGAATGCAGGAGCTTCTTATGTCGTGGTAGGTAGTGCGATTACAAGGCCGCAGTTAATTACATCACGATATGTCAAAGCCGTGAGCGATTGCAAAGACTGA
- a CDS encoding dihydrodipicolinate synthase family protein, which produces MKSYNLEAFKGIIIALYSSYDAEGNIDKEAARKLARHYASTGVKGLYVGGSSGEGMLQSVEERKQMLEAVIAEVGDKLTIIAHVGAPSTRDSVDLAVHAELVGAHAVSAVPAIYYRLSSDSVESHWQAIIDSTSLPFIIYHIPQTTGFQLSKSLLIKMAEQDKVIGVKISAESTFELQQFKAAGGNEFLVLNGPDEQYLAGRSIGADGGIGGTYGVMPELFLKVEQCYVHGDMAEAQKWQFIINDLIVELLSFPSLYGACKAILSLRGFETGKPRMPLLPIKDSDQDRVEALNNRILEYILEAKG; this is translated from the coding sequence ATGAAATCATATAATCTTGAAGCTTTTAAAGGCATTATTATCGCTTTGTACTCCAGTTATGATGCTGAGGGGAATATAGATAAAGAAGCGGCACGCAAATTAGCTCGTCATTATGCTTCTACAGGTGTGAAAGGTCTTTATGTTGGCGGAAGTTCAGGCGAAGGCATGCTGCAATCTGTAGAAGAGCGTAAACAAATGCTCGAAGCAGTTATAGCGGAAGTAGGAGATAAGCTTACGATCATTGCGCATGTAGGTGCTCCATCTACAAGAGACAGTGTTGATCTAGCTGTGCATGCTGAATTAGTAGGTGCCCATGCGGTATCGGCTGTCCCAGCTATCTATTACCGTTTGTCTTCGGACAGTGTTGAAAGCCATTGGCAAGCGATCATCGATAGTACTTCGCTTCCTTTTATTATCTACCATATCCCGCAAACGACAGGCTTTCAATTATCGAAGAGCTTGCTCATTAAGATGGCCGAACAGGATAAAGTGATTGGAGTGAAAATATCAGCAGAAAGTACATTTGAGCTTCAGCAGTTTAAGGCAGCAGGTGGAAATGAGTTTCTAGTATTGAATGGTCCGGATGAACAGTACTTAGCTGGCCGCAGTATCGGGGCGGATGGTGGGATTGGTGGAACCTACGGGGTAATGCCCGAGTTATTCTTAAAAGTTGAACAATGTTATGTGCATGGTGATATGGCTGAAGCGCAAAAATGGCAGTTCATCATCAATGATCTCATTGTAGAATTATTATCCTTCCCATCTTTATATGGCGCATGTAAAGCAATACTGAGTTTGCGTGGATTTGAAACGGGTAAACCAAGAATGCCACTGCTACCTATCAAAGATTCCGATCAGGATCGGGTGGAAGCTCTCAACAATAGAATATTAGAATATATTCTTGAAGCGAAGGGATAG
- a CDS encoding carbohydrate ABC transporter permease: MNYTTNPLELKAPIIQSKKVSAWRKELTIPKIIATILLILATIFFIFPFYWVVSGAFKLQTVATTIPPEWFPLKPTLQNWTELFKNPVERWMFNSFIIAFAEMAAICIVSSCAGYVLAKKSFPGRGIIFTLFVAAMALPKQVILVPLFTMLADFGWVNTYKGLILPAIGWPFGVFLMKQFAQTIPGELIEAAKIDGSSEIRLFGTIILPLLKPAVGALAIFTFITSWNDYFSQLIMTRSTSMMTLPLGVATLRGEFTTNYGLLMAGAALASIPMIAIFLMFQKAFTQGITMGAVKG, from the coding sequence ATGAATTATACGACGAATCCATTAGAGCTGAAAGCACCTATTATCCAATCTAAGAAAGTAAGCGCATGGAGAAAAGAATTAACGATTCCAAAAATAATTGCTACGATCCTGTTGATTTTGGCTACAATATTTTTTATCTTTCCTTTTTATTGGGTGGTATCAGGGGCCTTTAAACTTCAAACAGTGGCAACGACCATCCCACCGGAGTGGTTTCCGTTAAAGCCGACGCTACAGAACTGGACAGAATTATTCAAGAATCCAGTAGAACGCTGGATGTTTAATAGCTTTATTATTGCTTTTGCAGAAATGGCTGCGATTTGTATAGTATCCTCTTGTGCAGGATATGTGCTTGCAAAGAAGTCTTTTCCTGGGCGAGGAATTATCTTTACGTTATTTGTTGCCGCTATGGCATTGCCTAAGCAAGTTATTCTTGTTCCGCTGTTTACGATGTTAGCTGACTTTGGTTGGGTCAATACGTATAAAGGGCTTATTTTACCGGCGATTGGTTGGCCATTTGGAGTCTTCCTGATGAAACAGTTCGCTCAAACGATTCCGGGAGAACTAATAGAAGCGGCTAAAATCGATGGTAGCTCTGAGATTCGATTGTTTGGAACGATCATTTTACCGTTATTGAAACCAGCCGTGGGTGCTCTGGCGATATTCACCTTCATCACTTCTTGGAACGATTATTTTAGCCAGCTTATCATGACGAGATCTACTTCAATGATGACCTTGCCACTTGGGGTAGCGACACTTCGAGGCGAGTTCACAACGAACTATGGACTGCTTATGGCAGGTGCTGCGTTAGCTTCTATTCCTATGATTGCAATTTTCCTAATGTTTCAAAAGGCATTCACACAAGGGATCACCATGGGGGCTGTTAAGGGTTAA
- a CDS encoding sugar ABC transporter permease: MMSYLFLLPAFGFFLLFVAYPMVKGVYISFFDYSLRDFSFIGLDNYISLIKDDNFMKSMGNTLLLVLITVPIVIIFSLFVSMNIYKKKEFARSFFRGVFYLPAVSSVVSITVVWGWIYHPNYGILNYLTGLFGMEPVSWLGDTRTALLAIIVVLITTSVGQPIILYVASIGNIPTSYIEAAEIDRATPWQIFRKILWPMLMPTNLYIIVITTINTFQCFALIQLLTSGGPVYSTSTVMYGVYEQAFMLGHFGYASAMGVILAIVIGIISIIQFKYFGSDVEY; this comes from the coding sequence ATGATGAGTTATCTTTTCTTACTTCCAGCATTTGGGTTCTTTCTGTTATTTGTAGCCTATCCGATGGTAAAAGGAGTCTATATTAGTTTCTTCGATTACTCTTTGAGAGATTTTAGTTTTATTGGCCTCGATAATTACATTTCATTAATTAAAGACGATAATTTCATGAAATCTATGGGGAATACTTTATTGCTTGTACTCATTACTGTACCGATCGTTATTATCTTCTCACTGTTTGTCTCGATGAACATCTATAAGAAAAAAGAGTTTGCCAGATCATTTTTCCGCGGTGTATTCTACTTGCCAGCCGTATCCTCGGTCGTAAGTATCACAGTCGTGTGGGGCTGGATTTACCATCCCAACTACGGAATTCTTAATTATTTGACTGGTTTGTTTGGAATGGAGCCTGTTTCATGGCTTGGAGATACTAGAACAGCATTACTTGCAATTATCGTGGTCTTAATAACGACTTCTGTAGGGCAACCGATCATTTTATATGTGGCATCCATTGGTAACATTCCTACTTCTTACATTGAAGCGGCAGAGATTGATCGAGCAACGCCTTGGCAAATTTTCCGAAAAATATTATGGCCGATGCTGATGCCAACGAACTTATATATTATTGTGATTACTACGATTAATACCTTTCAGTGCTTTGCACTGATTCAACTCCTAACCTCGGGTGGACCCGTATATAGCACTTCAACCGTAATGTATGGCGTATATGAACAAGCCTTTATGCTAGGTCATTTCGGATATGCGTCAGCAATGGGCGTCATACTCGCGATTGTGATTGGGATTATTTCTATCATTCAATTCAAATACTTTGGCAGCGATGTTGAGTATTAA
- a CDS encoding extracellular solute-binding protein, with the protein MKAMKKGLMSIVGVALLGTQLVACGNTNTANSAVTPSNADKTEPAATEAAAKPVEITWWNFPSFQALDGEVGKYEKEIIAAFNEKNPEIKVNLEMITFEGGPEKLNVAIASNTAPDVIYDAPGRIIDWGKKGLLAPLNDMVTDEVKNDISEAFWKQSSVGDNIFMYPINTAPFMMAVNKSIFEKIGALDLLPLDKEDRTWTFEEYKKALAAVKEKAPDVIPTGFFAKSQAGDQGTRAYLANLGVSRFLNEDNSAVAINTDNAAKALDWIVQATKDKLSVSGAASLAAADVNDLFLQGKLAFTLNYSAVLKAQNVSKKMVQFEDVLLPFPTLDGSEPKLEPYLGGMAVFNNGDEAKIAASKKLIDFIANDPVWGKKNLIQTGGLSVRNSITGLYDDAEYKYAEYARKFTTDAPTIADGYADIRTFWFPELQRALTGGATGKEALDSFATKANEAITKAKAALK; encoded by the coding sequence ATGAAAGCAATGAAAAAAGGGCTAATGAGTATTGTTGGTGTCGCACTTTTAGGTACACAGTTAGTTGCATGTGGAAATACGAACACAGCTAATTCAGCGGTTACACCAAGTAACGCTGACAAGACAGAGCCCGCAGCAACTGAGGCTGCTGCTAAGCCAGTAGAAATTACATGGTGGAATTTTCCGAGCTTTCAAGCTTTAGATGGTGAAGTTGGCAAATACGAGAAGGAAATCATTGCAGCTTTTAATGAGAAGAATCCAGAAATTAAAGTCAACCTTGAGATGATCACCTTTGAAGGCGGCCCTGAAAAACTGAATGTCGCAATTGCTTCGAATACCGCACCTGATGTGATCTATGATGCACCTGGACGGATCATCGATTGGGGTAAAAAGGGTTTACTTGCACCACTTAACGATATGGTGACTGATGAAGTGAAGAATGATATTTCAGAAGCTTTTTGGAAGCAATCTAGTGTGGGCGATAACATTTTTATGTACCCGATCAATACTGCACCATTTATGATGGCTGTTAATAAGTCTATTTTTGAAAAGATTGGCGCTCTAGATTTACTTCCTCTCGATAAGGAAGATAGAACATGGACGTTTGAAGAATATAAGAAGGCACTAGCAGCAGTGAAAGAAAAGGCTCCGGATGTTATTCCAACAGGATTCTTCGCGAAGAGCCAAGCTGGAGATCAAGGCACTCGCGCTTATCTAGCTAACTTAGGCGTATCTAGATTCCTAAATGAAGATAATTCCGCAGTCGCTATCAATACAGATAATGCTGCAAAAGCGCTAGATTGGATTGTCCAAGCTACGAAAGATAAGCTTAGCGTTTCCGGTGCGGCTTCACTTGCGGCTGCTGATGTGAACGATTTATTCCTGCAAGGGAAGTTGGCTTTTACACTTAACTATTCCGCTGTACTAAAGGCTCAGAACGTATCCAAAAAAATGGTTCAATTCGAAGATGTACTTCTTCCATTCCCTACATTAGATGGTTCGGAACCAAAGCTTGAGCCTTATCTGGGTGGTATGGCCGTGTTCAATAATGGTGACGAGGCTAAGATCGCAGCTTCCAAAAAGCTGATTGATTTCATTGCTAATGATCCAGTATGGGGTAAGAAAAACTTGATTCAGACAGGCGGCCTTTCGGTTCGTAATTCGATTACTGGCTTATACGATGATGCAGAATACAAATACGCTGAATATGCTCGTAAATTTACGACAGATGCACCAACGATTGCTGATGGATATGCTGATATTCGTACGTTCTGGTTCCCGGAATTACAACGTGCTTTGACTGGAGGCGCAACTGGTAAGGAAGCTTTGGATAGTTTTGCAACAAAAGCAAACGAAGCGATTACTAAAGCAAAAGCAGCTTTGAAATAA
- a CDS encoding response regulator: MYKLMIVEDEPLIRTGLKHYFAWDELGVHSIIEAENGKEGMATALREKPDLVITDIRMPEMDGLQMIEQIRTLLPDTIFIILTGFNDFEYAQKAIKLGNVYAFLLKPLEYEESLLVVQECMNKLHLKRQDRLKRSNLEGAQLVKLLLEDEHSVIDASMIHDLCNFNSSYYLYLPFVLTGIPMREARAQSTLWMREHAKKFIHNAVDEYLHASTPHSVFTYSSKTKLYGLIVLGSPSFTDNFPLQAQVQSRIDQYLKSLTLEHHLGLYLVIGKTTENPTQINTLLHESDKMLYQRFYKRDSRLFYVPQWIEGSNSIKTSLIQLDENDKKRMISCIESSNETETLQLMQRLSQNILSKTDISSPDYWLAFLQEIISIIIRFANKNHIHIEGVYSEKLLNLTFVDDFDSLEALFDWLGRWMVHLGIVYTEGLTHNHQQDVIIFEHIKSFIKENIDQDVTLQMVADRFFYNPSYLSRLFKRKLDKNYMRFVTEIRMEYAQECLKKPEFLVTDVCTMCGYKSYKHFVKTFRSITNMTPSDYRKQSGW, from the coding sequence ATGTACAAGCTAATGATTGTAGAGGATGAACCATTAATACGAACGGGCTTAAAGCATTACTTTGCTTGGGATGAGCTCGGGGTGCACAGCATTATTGAAGCAGAGAATGGAAAAGAAGGAATGGCCACCGCACTGCGTGAGAAGCCCGATTTGGTGATCACCGATATCCGGATGCCTGAAATGGATGGACTTCAAATGATTGAGCAGATTCGTACTCTGCTTCCTGATACAATATTTATCATTTTGACGGGATTTAACGATTTCGAATACGCTCAGAAAGCTATTAAACTGGGGAATGTGTATGCTTTTTTGCTCAAGCCTTTGGAATACGAGGAAAGCCTTCTAGTGGTACAAGAATGCATGAACAAGCTTCATCTAAAGCGGCAAGACCGATTAAAACGTTCTAATCTGGAGGGCGCTCAGCTTGTAAAGCTGTTGCTAGAGGACGAACATTCTGTAATAGATGCTTCTATGATCCATGATCTATGTAATTTCAACAGTAGCTACTATCTATATCTACCCTTTGTTTTGACCGGCATTCCAATGAGAGAAGCGCGTGCTCAATCCACCTTGTGGATGAGAGAACATGCGAAGAAGTTCATTCATAACGCTGTGGATGAGTATCTCCATGCCTCTACACCGCACTCAGTTTTTACATATTCATCTAAAACAAAGCTCTACGGACTTATTGTATTGGGATCACCGTCATTCACTGACAACTTCCCTCTTCAAGCACAAGTGCAGTCACGAATCGACCAATATTTGAAGTCACTCACGCTAGAGCATCATCTTGGCCTCTATTTAGTTATAGGTAAAACAACAGAGAATCCTACACAAATAAATACATTGCTGCATGAGTCCGATAAAATGTTATATCAACGCTTTTACAAGAGAGATTCCAGGTTATTTTACGTGCCACAATGGATAGAAGGCTCTAATTCAATTAAAACATCCCTAATTCAACTAGATGAGAATGATAAGAAACGCATGATCTCCTGCATCGAAAGTTCTAACGAAACAGAGACGCTCCAGCTGATGCAGCGCCTGTCTCAAAATATTTTGAGTAAAACAGATATCTCTTCTCCTGATTATTGGCTCGCATTTCTTCAAGAAATCATAAGTATCATTATCCGCTTTGCCAATAAAAACCACATCCATATCGAAGGCGTGTACAGCGAAAAGCTCTTGAACCTTACCTTTGTGGATGATTTTGATTCGCTTGAAGCGCTTTTCGACTGGCTTGGCAGATGGATGGTTCATTTGGGGATCGTTTATACCGAAGGCCTGACGCACAACCATCAACAGGATGTGATCATATTCGAACATATAAAATCCTTCATTAAAGAAAATATTGATCAAGATGTGACTCTACAGATGGTAGCGGATCGATTCTTTTATAATCCTTCTTATTTAAGTCGTCTGTTCAAAAGAAAACTTGATAAGAACTACATGCGATTTGTAACCGAAATTCGAATGGAATATGCGCAGGAATGCTTAAAAAAACCAGAATTTCTGGTGACCGATGTCTGTACGATGTGTGGTTATAAAAGCTATAAGCATTTCGTTAAGACGTTTCGAAGCATCACGAACATGACCCCATCGGACTATAGAAAACAATCAGGCTGGTGA
- a CDS encoding sensor histidine kinase yields the protein MRHVNRQIFVLMILTITIPLLIISAIIYIFSNQAVKNEYQSSSNLILNNLSFNIDQYLQSIDKGTLSAQTDSQLQAALEHWTIHQEDVGNDLNIQYGNAIEHFISGIEMTIKNVDSVQIFTGSRVFYSANFNRADYDVKDYTQEDWYLQTQQKKGGVILFGSHIPFYRTNSKQSVISIARVINKKGSKQPIGVMLIDIRLDSLREILKLSENSKRKFIILDDKGGSVYSSDILETSPLQPIPIEALALNTFMNNDTGSFYGTFDDKDSYINFVTSPYSNWKVIQYIDEKEMTKQATFLGKIILTLALLSLVTAILFMYILSERVTKPIILLSRKVKLVGMGNFDVDLYSDRQDEFGVLYNGIRKMVKDLQNYIERSSMAKAQQKVAQYGALKSQINPHFLANVLESIQMKAIINGQREIGEMVGIVGRLFRIHIQTGKITVTLREELEHVRLYVKIQQLRFGDKIQYVEQLEPNTEMVKVMHFSLQPIVENAIVHGLECRSEPGLLEVSSMISGDDMLIIVKDNGIGIDEEKLKQLRFRLSQPSDTLDEDHIGIKNVHDRIQFYFGEQYGIEITSQVGEGTTVVIRLPA from the coding sequence ATGCGGCATGTCAATCGTCAGATTTTCGTGCTGATGATTTTGACCATTACCATTCCACTCCTGATCATATCGGCGATTATTTATATTTTTTCAAATCAAGCCGTCAAAAATGAATATCAGAGCAGCTCTAATCTGATTCTTAATAACCTCTCGTTCAATATTGACCAATATTTGCAAAGTATTGATAAGGGTACACTTAGTGCACAGACAGATAGCCAGCTCCAGGCCGCCCTTGAGCATTGGACCATTCATCAAGAGGATGTTGGTAATGATCTAAATATTCAGTATGGAAACGCAATTGAACATTTCATCAGCGGGATTGAGATGACGATTAAAAATGTTGATAGTGTGCAGATTTTTACGGGATCACGTGTGTTCTACTCTGCCAATTTCAATCGTGCGGATTATGATGTGAAGGATTATACACAAGAGGATTGGTATTTACAGACCCAGCAAAAAAAAGGCGGAGTGATCTTATTCGGAAGCCACATTCCCTTCTATCGCACCAATTCCAAACAATCCGTCATTTCTATCGCCCGAGTCATTAATAAAAAAGGAAGTAAGCAGCCCATAGGTGTTATGTTAATCGACATTCGATTGGATTCATTACGTGAAATCTTAAAGCTCTCGGAGAATAGCAAACGTAAATTCATTATTTTAGATGATAAGGGTGGCAGCGTATATAGCTCTGACATCTTGGAGACCTCTCCTTTACAACCTATTCCCATAGAAGCTCTAGCGCTAAATACTTTCATGAACAATGACACGGGAAGCTTTTATGGTACTTTTGATGATAAGGATTCGTACATTAACTTTGTTACGTCTCCTTACTCCAACTGGAAGGTCATTCAGTATATTGATGAAAAAGAGATGACTAAGCAGGCTACTTTTCTCGGAAAAATTATTTTAACATTAGCGCTCTTGTCGCTTGTCACTGCGATCTTATTCATGTATATCCTATCGGAGCGTGTTACAAAGCCCATTATTCTCTTAAGCCGAAAGGTTAAGCTGGTAGGTATGGGGAATTTCGATGTGGATTTATATAGTGATCGTCAGGATGAGTTCGGTGTTCTGTATAATGGAATCCGTAAAATGGTGAAGGACCTGCAAAATTATATCGAGAGATCCTCAATGGCCAAGGCGCAACAAAAAGTAGCCCAGTACGGCGCCCTCAAAAGCCAAATCAATCCACATTTCCTTGCGAATGTCCTTGAATCTATTCAGATGAAAGCCATCATTAATGGACAGCGTGAGATTGGTGAAATGGTGGGGATTGTAGGTAGGTTGTTTCGGATTCATATCCAGACCGGAAAGATAACCGTAACCCTGCGAGAAGAACTTGAGCACGTCCGGCTGTATGTAAAGATCCAACAATTACGCTTCGGGGACAAAATTCAATATGTTGAACAGCTAGAACCTAATACCGAAATGGTTAAAGTCATGCACTTTTCCCTTCAACCCATCGTTGAGAATGCTATTGTCCATGGACTGGAGTGTCGAAGTGAACCGGGTCTTCTTGAGGTCTCCTCGATGATTTCAGGGGATGATATGCTGATTATCGTGAAGGATAACGGGATTGGCATCGATGAAGAGAAACTTAAACAGCTGCGTTTTCGTCTCTCTCAACCATCAGACACCCTAGATGAAGATCATATTGGTATTAAAAATGTTCATGATCGCATTCAATTTTATTTTGGTGAACAGTATGGGATTGAAATCACTAGTCAAGTAGGAGAAGGGACCACAGTGGTCATCCGACTCCCAGCTTAA
- a CDS encoding ABC-F family ATP-binding cassette domain-containing protein — MSVIRMENVTKKYENTLIFRDIYFRVSKGERIGLIGRNGAGKSTVFKLMMGKEEPTAGKVELDPNVKISYFSQFSELSGSLSVQQELELCFEQVALIEQELNQIGEQLGQVTDDDQMNTLLERQAALFEQMEHLDGWNVSVEINTVLTKLGFNERSRHQPVDELSGGWRNRAALAKVLIEMPDVVLLDEPTNFLDIEGIVWLEQWLHRFNGAMILVSHDRQFIDRVVTRTIEIENYHFQEYEGNYTDYVRKKKMRKKVLDRQFEWEEELLLMESEAIETRGSKKSSKDRLSRKLTDMKKRVEPHPVNVLITDIYSNLRFPDKLGEVKGIGQSYDGRTIFENISFDIQKEDRIAIVGPNGSGKSTLIKVLTGQEEPETGGVTWERGVSYAYFNRMWDELDVKDTVSHAVNVYGLGLDAPRKKVNKFLSMLQFSEMDLSKTIGSLSGGQQARVALAKCLLSGAAVIILDEPTNHLDLTSIQVMEQALIHFPGAVVTVSHDRFFIDKIATKMLTFDPEVGITEQNV; from the coding sequence TTGAGCGTAATCCGTATGGAGAACGTAACTAAGAAATATGAGAATACATTGATTTTTCGAGATATTTATTTTCGAGTTAGCAAAGGCGAACGTATTGGGTTAATCGGACGAAACGGTGCGGGGAAATCTACTGTTTTTAAGCTAATGATGGGAAAAGAGGAGCCAACAGCAGGGAAAGTAGAGTTAGATCCTAACGTGAAGATTAGCTACTTCTCGCAATTCTCGGAGCTTTCCGGGTCCTTGTCTGTACAGCAAGAGTTAGAACTGTGCTTCGAGCAGGTAGCGCTTATCGAACAAGAGCTTAACCAAATCGGTGAACAGCTTGGGCAAGTGACGGATGATGATCAGATGAATACACTTTTAGAGCGGCAAGCGGCGCTTTTTGAACAAATGGAGCATCTGGATGGCTGGAATGTATCCGTCGAAATCAACACAGTCCTGACCAAGCTGGGCTTCAATGAAAGATCACGACATCAACCAGTCGATGAGTTATCTGGAGGCTGGAGGAACCGTGCAGCACTGGCTAAAGTCCTAATTGAAATGCCCGACGTCGTATTGCTCGATGAGCCTACTAACTTTTTGGATATCGAAGGGATCGTATGGCTGGAGCAGTGGCTGCACCGTTTTAATGGAGCGATGATTCTGGTCTCACATGATCGGCAATTTATTGACAGAGTGGTCACGCGGACGATAGAAATCGAAAATTATCATTTTCAAGAATATGAAGGCAATTACACCGATTATGTTCGTAAAAAGAAGATGCGCAAAAAGGTGCTCGACCGTCAGTTTGAATGGGAAGAAGAGCTTCTGCTTATGGAGTCGGAGGCTATTGAAACCCGTGGGAGCAAAAAGTCCTCTAAGGATCGTCTATCCCGTAAGCTGACAGATATGAAAAAGCGCGTGGAGCCTCATCCAGTGAACGTTCTAATCACCGATATCTACAGCAATTTACGTTTTCCGGACAAGCTGGGTGAAGTGAAAGGAATCGGTCAAAGCTATGATGGGCGAACGATATTCGAGAACATTAGCTTCGATATTCAAAAGGAAGATCGGATAGCAATAGTAGGGCCTAACGGCAGCGGGAAGTCGACACTCATTAAGGTATTGACTGGGCAAGAAGAGCCTGAAACGGGTGGTGTGACTTGGGAGCGTGGGGTCAGCTACGCGTACTTCAATCGGATGTGGGACGAACTCGATGTTAAGGATACTGTCAGTCATGCCGTAAATGTGTATGGGCTGGGACTCGACGCTCCACGGAAAAAAGTGAACAAATTTCTATCCATGCTGCAATTCTCAGAAATGGATCTGAGTAAAACGATCGGCAGTCTGTCAGGTGGACAGCAGGCCAGAGTAGCGTTAGCGAAATGCCTTCTCTCTGGCGCGGCTGTCATTATTTTGGATGAGCCAACCAATCATTTGGATTTAACGAGTATTCAGGTGATGGAGCAGGCACTAATTCATTTCCCTGGAGCCGTTGTTACTGTTAGTCATGATCGCTTCTTCATTGATAAAATAGCCACCAAAATGCTTACCTTTGATCCTGAAGTAGGAATCACTGAGCAGAATGTCTAG
- a CDS encoding DUF4179 domain-containing protein: MLIDAERIPQEQKMESAAAQIYAIQAGLELGKKRGKKLIFAKSAMAVLTAAVMVAGILFFNPAQLIPQQGSSIIESSDWGVLEPFKKLAAADIDALTLESAIRNDYVQIVNKSAESNGYKITLNAVLADENKIMLLYTGTTSDGQEVYSVNSVKLTDAATGRDVMEENGNRGGMGAHAEGTIYTWLGKTIFSLDRNKPAPTEVVADFQIASVDPGMLSKPKTGTDLNDMRYSERLKVNFSMDPKFWEQKTETLVVDQPFVIDGQEVKLAEVELSPLSIALKYTISEELQSDWIVRNEIFQKLPYELTTQVGKHEIKVNPNSGSGADDGFISYFSSNVLDHPKSMRLKLNVGTDREKEEYIDILKK, encoded by the coding sequence ATGTTAATCGATGCTGAACGGATCCCGCAGGAGCAAAAAATGGAGAGTGCAGCCGCACAAATATATGCCATACAAGCAGGACTCGAACTAGGTAAGAAACGTGGCAAAAAGCTAATATTCGCAAAAAGCGCGATGGCTGTATTGACTGCTGCAGTTATGGTCGCTGGAATACTATTCTTCAATCCAGCCCAGCTGATACCACAGCAAGGTTCTTCAATTATTGAATCAAGTGATTGGGGCGTATTGGAACCTTTTAAAAAATTGGCAGCGGCTGATATTGATGCTCTTACTTTAGAGTCCGCAATTCGGAATGATTATGTGCAGATCGTTAATAAGAGTGCTGAATCAAATGGATATAAAATCACCCTGAATGCTGTGCTGGCTGATGAAAACAAAATCATGCTCCTGTATACGGGAACAACAAGCGATGGTCAGGAAGTCTATAGTGTAAATAGTGTGAAGCTGACAGATGCTGCAACTGGACGAGATGTAATGGAGGAGAATGGGAATAGAGGCGGAATGGGAGCACATGCAGAGGGAACCATATATACTTGGCTGGGTAAAACTATATTTTCACTGGACCGAAATAAACCGGCTCCGACAGAGGTAGTGGCGGATTTTCAGATTGCTTCTGTAGACCCGGGAATGCTGAGTAAACCAAAAACGGGAACTGATTTAAATGATATGCGTTATTCCGAACGTTTAAAGGTGAACTTCTCTATGGATCCAAAATTTTGGGAGCAGAAGACAGAGACATTAGTTGTAGACCAACCATTCGTGATTGATGGACAGGAAGTAAAGCTTGCAGAAGTGGAGCTGTCTCCGTTAAGTATAGCGCTCAAATATACGATAAGTGAGGAATTACAATCTGATTGGATAGTCCGAAATGAAATATTTCAAAAGCTCCCCTATGAATTGACAACGCAGGTTGGAAAGCACGAAATTAAAGTAAATCCAAATTCTGGTAGTGGAGCCGATGATGGATTTATAAGTTACTTCAGCAGCAACGTCTTGGATCACCCGAAATCCATGCGTTTGAAGCTTAATGTGGGGACAGATCGAGAGAAAGAAGAGTATATTGATATCCTAAAAAAATGA